A window of the Helianthus annuus cultivar XRQ/B chromosome 4, HanXRQr2.0-SUNRISE, whole genome shotgun sequence genome harbors these coding sequences:
- the LOC118491432 gene encoding probable CCR4-associated factor 1 homolog 7, translated as MVLHRFPQNFCIWQFIFREFNVNDDVFANDSVELLKQSGIDFKKNNENGIDACRFAELLISSGIVLNDSVYWVTFHSGYDFGYLLKVLTCQNLPDTQSGFFSLINIYFPTIFDIKHLMKFCNSLHGGLNKLAELLEVERIGVCHQAGSDSLLTACTFRKLKDNFFSGSLEKYAGVLYGLGVDN; from the exons ATGGTGTTACACCGTTTCCCGCAGAAT TTTTGCATCTGGCAGTTCATTTTCCGTGAGTTTAACGTGAATGACGATGTTTTTGCAAATGATTCTGTTGAGCTGTTGAAACAGAGCGGTATCGATTTTAAGAAAAATAACGAAAACGGAATCGATGCGTGTAGATTTGCCGAGTTGTTGATATCTTCAGGGATTGTGCTGAATGATAGTGTGTATTGGGTAACATTTCACAGTGGATATGATTTCGGATATTTGTTGAAAGTGTTAACATGTCAGAATTTGCCTGATACACAATCTGGATTTTTTAGTTTGATTAATATATATTTTCCCACCATTTTTGATATTAAACATCTGATGAAGTTCTGCAACAGTCTTCATGGTGGGTTGAATAAGTTAGCTGAGTTATTGGAAGTCGAAAGGATTGGTGTTTGTCATCAAGCGGGTTCGGATAGTCTGCTTACTGCGTGTACTTTCAGGAAGTTGAAGGATAATTTCTTCAGCGGCTCGTTGGAGAAGTATGCTGGTGTCTTGTATGGTTTAGGTGTCGATAATTGA